One Solibacillus sp. R5-41 DNA segment encodes these proteins:
- a CDS encoding sigma-70 family RNA polymerase sigma factor, with product MQLEQFVRMHGEELLRLAVTYVKNTQVAEDIVQDVLLKAFEQQQQFRGESTYRTYLYRMTINRSYDYLRSWSYKNTILTNKIQKIFRGTKSAEQQVIELTENARLGQAILQLPLKYREVIILYYYKEFNIEEIAQLLSKSSNTVKTRLRRGREKLKFILEEGGWDDEFSHKASH from the coding sequence ATGCAGTTAGAACAATTTGTTCGGATGCACGGAGAAGAGCTGTTACGTCTTGCCGTTACATATGTGAAAAACACACAAGTTGCTGAAGATATTGTACAGGATGTGTTGCTAAAAGCATTTGAGCAACAGCAGCAGTTCCGTGGTGAATCAACTTACCGCACGTATTTATATAGAATGACAATCAATCGTAGTTATGATTATTTACGCAGTTGGAGCTACAAAAATACCATATTAACAAATAAAATCCAGAAGATATTCCGAGGCACAAAATCAGCCGAGCAACAAGTAATTGAACTTACTGAAAACGCGCGCCTCGGTCAGGCAATTTTACAGCTACCTTTAAAATATCGAGAAGTCATTATTTTATATTATTACAAAGAATTCAATATCGAGGAAATTGCGCAGCTGTTAAGTAAATCCAGTAATACAGTGAAAACAAGATTAAGGCGTGGGCGAGAAAAATTAAAATTCATATTAGAGGAGGGTGGATGGGATGACGAATTCTCGCATAAAGCAAGCCATTGA
- a CDS encoding 5'-3' exonuclease H3TH domain-containing protein, producing the protein MTKPHLLIVDGMALLFRSYFASAAMNQFIRLEDGTPSNGVQGFARHVLTAQNIMKPTHLAVCWDMGAHTFRNELFDGYKANRPAPPEEMLPQFDMAKDVSQMIGWQNFGVKGLEADDLIGSMIGKWKDDAQITVVSGDKDLLQLLNPTTTIAFTKKGYSEYDVYTEARFVDEYGIVPKQFAEVKAFMGDASDGYPGVKGIGPKTALQLIQNHGSIDEVLAALPTLKPGQRSKISENEEMLRLSHKLATINCGAPISVDLEALRLENYSPSTFDLLEQEGFRLIAKHARSLY; encoded by the coding sequence ATGACAAAACCACATTTATTAATTGTTGATGGGATGGCACTGTTATTCCGTTCATATTTTGCTTCAGCTGCAATGAACCAGTTTATAAGATTGGAAGATGGTACACCTTCTAATGGAGTGCAAGGATTTGCCCGCCATGTGTTAACGGCACAAAATATTATGAAACCTACGCATTTAGCTGTTTGTTGGGATATGGGTGCTCATACATTCCGCAATGAGTTATTTGACGGGTATAAAGCGAACCGACCTGCACCACCAGAAGAAATGCTACCACAATTTGATATGGCTAAAGATGTTTCACAAATGATTGGCTGGCAAAACTTTGGTGTTAAAGGACTTGAAGCGGATGATTTAATAGGCTCGATGATTGGAAAATGGAAAGATGATGCCCAAATTACTGTTGTTAGTGGTGATAAAGATTTATTGCAGTTATTAAACCCGACAACAACGATTGCCTTTACGAAAAAGGGTTATTCTGAATATGATGTGTATACAGAAGCCCGATTTGTCGATGAATATGGGATTGTGCCAAAGCAATTTGCCGAGGTGAAGGCTTTTATGGGAGATGCGAGTGACGGCTATCCAGGGGTAAAAGGGATTGGCCCTAAAACCGCATTGCAGCTCATTCAAAATCATGGTTCTATTGATGAAGTTTTAGCAGCACTACCAACATTAAAGCCAGGTCAAAGAAGTAAAATTAGCGAAAATGAAGAAATGCTTCGTTTATCCCATAAATTAGCAACCATCAATTGTGGTGCGCCAATTTCTGTGGATTTAGAAGCATTACGGTTAGAAAATTATTCACCTTCAACATTTGATTTACTTGAGCAAGAAGGATTTCGTCTTATCGCGAAACATGCACGTTCATTATATTGA
- a CDS encoding thioredoxin family protein: MQEITTIEQFNELTGTDKKVLLKFFAGWCPDCTRMDMFIDPIIEEYSQYEWYSINRDNFPELAEKYQVMGIPSLLIFQNSEKLAHLHSANAKSPAQVEEFLNAQA, encoded by the coding sequence ATGCAAGAAATTACAACAATTGAACAATTTAACGAACTAACAGGTACAGACAAAAAAGTATTACTTAAGTTTTTCGCTGGTTGGTGCCCAGACTGCACACGCATGGATATGTTTATCGATCCAATTATTGAAGAGTACTCTCAATATGAATGGTATTCAATCAACCGTGACAACTTCCCAGAATTAGCCGAGAAGTATCAAGTAATGGGGATTCCTTCATTATTAATCTTCCAAAACAGTGAGAAATTAGCCCACCTACACAGTGCAAATGCAAAATCACCTGCACAAGTAGAAGAATTTTTAAACGCACAAGCGTAA
- a CDS encoding C39 family peptidase has protein sequence MRVLLNVKGISQYSSVVRAEYQNSACGPTTAHVILNYLCKDETVPKMDINELYTFLGGSRIGLFKWRMIRNLRRLLGESWFVEECTLTEAIQQLRLGYPVALKFDAYSTGQFLSKKKPMFHYHWVPLIGYEIKNNELYLMIHDNGGSNRDSEIRSFHYDDNRKVLSFLKIEPTDGLFH, from the coding sequence TTGCGCGTTCTTCTCAATGTTAAAGGTATATCTCAGTATAGTTCCGTTGTACGCGCGGAGTATCAAAACTCTGCATGTGGACCAACTACAGCGCATGTTATTTTAAACTATTTATGTAAAGATGAAACCGTACCCAAAATGGATATTAATGAACTTTATACATTTTTGGGTGGATCGAGAATTGGCCTTTTCAAATGGCGCATGATTCGAAATTTAAGACGTCTGCTCGGTGAAAGTTGGTTTGTTGAAGAGTGTACACTGACAGAGGCCATCCAACAATTACGTTTAGGTTACCCCGTTGCCCTAAAGTTCGATGCCTATTCTACTGGTCAATTTTTATCAAAAAAGAAACCAATGTTCCACTATCATTGGGTACCTTTAATTGGTTATGAAATTAAAAATAATGAGCTGTACTTAATGATTCATGATAATGGCGGGTCAAATCGAGACAGTGAAATCCGCTCCTTCCATTATGATGATAACCGAAAAGTATTAAGCTTCCTTAAAATCGAGCCAACTGATGGGTTATTTCACTAA
- a CDS encoding MFS transporter: MTSDQRKKLALLMLNMFIAVGSFGIIIPIIPAYLKEIGQGGTAAGLIIAIFAFAQFLVSPIGGKWADKYGRRPLINAGLLILAISMFIFYFADSIVLLYISRAIGGIGCALLIPAIYAYVADITTMDQRAKGNSFISAAMSLGIVIGPGIGGFLAEYGLKAPLLVSAIVGLLAFVVSYFTLPESLTEKMAMSNEPNQSMIKDVILSVKKPFFIPLVITLIMSFGLMAYETVLGLYVNDQFGATPQQIAFMVTATGLVGVIMQLFVVDRVVKLIGELNVLKLFLIVTAVGFSLSIIAKTYEMFFIISLMIFLATSILRPVLTTLISKLAGNEQGFAMGMNNAYMSIGNILGPLLAGALYDIRILFPFIAGLIILILTTIFTFMWKGAKLTQNS; encoded by the coding sequence ATGACTTCAGATCAACGAAAAAAATTAGCATTATTAATGTTAAATATGTTTATTGCAGTCGGGAGCTTTGGGATAATTATTCCAATCATCCCCGCATACTTAAAAGAAATCGGACAAGGCGGAACTGCGGCGGGGTTAATTATCGCCATTTTTGCTTTCGCTCAATTTTTAGTTTCTCCGATTGGTGGGAAATGGGCAGATAAATATGGACGTCGCCCGCTCATTAATGCCGGATTACTTATATTAGCCATTTCCATGTTTATTTTCTATTTTGCAGATTCCATTGTTTTACTATATATCTCAAGAGCAATCGGTGGAATCGGCTGTGCCCTTTTAATCCCAGCTATTTATGCTTACGTTGCGGACATTACAACAATGGATCAACGTGCGAAAGGTAATAGCTTTATTTCAGCAGCAATGTCTTTAGGTATTGTTATCGGACCAGGTATTGGTGGTTTTTTAGCTGAATATGGTTTAAAAGCACCATTATTAGTTTCAGCTATCGTTGGATTATTAGCATTTGTCGTATCATACTTCACATTGCCGGAAAGCTTAACCGAAAAAATGGCAATGTCGAATGAGCCAAATCAATCGATGATAAAAGACGTTATTTTATCTGTGAAAAAACCGTTCTTCATCCCATTAGTTATTACCCTTATTATGAGTTTCGGATTAATGGCCTATGAAACGGTACTTGGATTATATGTAAACGATCAATTCGGTGCTACACCACAACAAATTGCCTTTATGGTTACCGCAACAGGACTTGTTGGTGTCATTATGCAACTTTTCGTTGTAGACCGCGTTGTAAAATTAATTGGAGAATTAAACGTTCTGAAACTATTTTTAATCGTTACAGCAGTTGGATTTTCCCTCTCAATCATCGCTAAAACATACGAAATGTTCTTTATCATTTCATTAATGATCTTCCTTGCTACCTCAATTTTGCGACCTGTACTCACAACGCTTATTTCAAAATTAGCAGGAAATGAACAAGGTTTTGCAATGGGGATGAACAATGCTTATATGAGTATCGGAAATATTTTAGGCCCGCTTCTTGCTGGTGCACTTTACGATATTCGAATTTTATTTCCGTTTATTGCAGGATTAATTATATTAATCTTAACAACTATTTTCACATTCATGTGGAAAGGTGCAAAGCTCACTCAAAATAGTTAA
- a CDS encoding spore germination protein translates to MHKIDLITLEQLFEKSADVRFQTYEFQSSNVILITCEAMTDKYLLNEVIVPRLQALCDNKELPLDPLKIPKQLYLPDLQEVTTLNDAVTNVYGGFVLIYIEEQKLLLSSNIESKPNRSPEETSLEVLIKGPRDNFIEDLAVNIALIRKRVPTESLAVEKLTIGVRSKTKVAILYFQDIANLDTLKELKQQLLEINTDVVLSGELLMERLNKYSYFIPVNDTTGRPDFALQSLITGRFIVLVDGVAYAIITPTNLLMLLKSGEDNDYPMIISSIERLLRLGSVLVALLLPAFWLALTTFHQEQLPFQLLATVVQSNTGLPLPSSVEMLIMLLMFELFREAGLRLPSILGGSISVVGGLIIGDAAIRAGVTSPAMIVVIAISTIATFTLVNQSLVTSIGLMRVTLILITALLGLFGFFLSIYIVLIYLSNIRVYGVPYLNVGADLSWKNISKSLFRLPPDAIKERPAMLKPQDKTKEGKK, encoded by the coding sequence ATGCATAAAATTGATTTAATTACTTTAGAGCAGCTTTTCGAAAAAAGTGCAGATGTCCGTTTCCAAACGTATGAATTTCAATCAAGCAACGTCATTTTAATTACATGTGAAGCGATGACGGATAAATATTTACTAAATGAAGTCATTGTTCCGCGGTTACAAGCCCTTTGTGATAATAAAGAATTGCCACTTGATCCATTGAAGATTCCAAAACAATTGTACCTTCCAGACTTGCAGGAAGTTACAACGTTAAATGATGCTGTAACGAATGTATATGGTGGTTTTGTTTTAATTTATATTGAAGAACAAAAGCTTTTACTTTCTAGCAATATTGAAAGTAAACCTAATCGAAGTCCTGAAGAAACGAGTCTTGAAGTGCTTATTAAAGGGCCTCGCGACAATTTCATTGAGGATTTAGCTGTTAATATTGCATTAATTCGAAAAAGAGTACCGACAGAATCTTTAGCCGTTGAAAAATTGACAATTGGGGTACGGTCGAAAACTAAAGTTGCGATTTTATATTTTCAAGATATTGCGAACCTTGATACGTTAAAGGAATTAAAACAACAGCTTCTTGAGATTAATACCGATGTTGTATTAAGTGGAGAATTACTAATGGAACGTTTAAATAAGTATTCTTATTTTATCCCAGTAAATGATACGACAGGTCGCCCTGATTTTGCTCTGCAGTCCCTCATTACCGGTCGATTTATTGTACTTGTGGACGGGGTTGCCTATGCAATCATTACGCCTACCAATTTATTAATGCTTTTAAAATCAGGTGAGGACAATGATTATCCCATGATTATTAGTTCGATCGAGCGCTTATTAAGGCTCGGAAGTGTATTAGTAGCGCTACTTTTACCTGCGTTTTGGTTAGCTTTAACGACCTTTCATCAAGAGCAGTTACCTTTTCAGCTGCTCGCTACGGTCGTTCAATCAAATACAGGACTCCCCCTTCCATCTAGTGTTGAAATGCTCATCATGCTATTAATGTTCGAGCTTTTTCGAGAGGCGGGATTACGTTTACCAAGTATTCTCGGAGGGTCAATTAGTGTTGTAGGAGGCTTAATTATCGGGGATGCAGCAATTCGAGCAGGGGTCACAAGTCCTGCGATGATTGTTGTTATCGCAATTTCTACAATTGCTACTTTTACATTAGTAAATCAATCTCTTGTCACGAGTATTGGCTTAATGCGCGTCACTCTTATATTAATTACAGCTTTATTAGGGTTGTTCGGCTTTTTCCTCTCCATATATATAGTGTTAATTTATTTATCGAATATCCGTGTTTATGGCGTGCCTTATCTTAACGTTGGTGCAGATTTAAGCTGGAAAAATATTTCTAAATCATTATTTCGTCTCCCCCCAGATGCCATTAAAGAACGTCCTGCCATGTTAAAACCACAGGACAAAACGAAAGAAGGTAAAAAATGA
- a CDS encoding endospore germination permease, giving the protein MKTSGSISIAHIILLSMTFIGLKNHVTIIPSLIETTGRDAWISVIIATIIIIPWLYLLISIQKKLGNNSFRDVLLNNHPKVGKVLIYFIAFYLLVMAAMTMRETLQWVSVTFLIETPVLILFFSYAIVCVLFAMSPIQSITIVNTIVLFGVVVLGFFVAFVNMQIKDPKLLLPIFEHGMTPILKSIIYPASGFVELLLFVFIQHHFKKKLKFSHFLIMLFLLFGLTIGPLVGAIMEFGPAEAATQRYPAYEEWRLATIGRFIEHLDFLSIYQWLTGAFVRIGFLIFIVIELLGMAQQKKRIMETIAPAFIFCTLPLFLLNDSIFIELKGKYFLISTGLFFFLLAFIFNVILRKRTNSKAEKNA; this is encoded by the coding sequence ATGAAAACTAGTGGCTCTATTAGTATTGCTCATATAATTTTATTGTCTATGACATTTATCGGGTTAAAAAACCATGTCACGATAATTCCTTCATTAATAGAAACAACTGGCCGAGATGCTTGGATTTCAGTCATTATCGCTACGATTATTATAATTCCATGGCTTTATCTCCTAATTTCCATTCAAAAAAAACTAGGAAACAATTCTTTTAGAGATGTTTTATTAAATAATCATCCTAAAGTTGGAAAAGTCCTCATTTACTTTATTGCGTTTTATTTATTGGTCATGGCGGCCATGACCATGCGTGAAACACTGCAATGGGTATCAGTCACTTTTCTAATCGAGACACCTGTATTGATCCTCTTTTTTTCCTATGCCATCGTTTGTGTACTTTTTGCTATGTCTCCAATTCAAAGTATTACGATTGTTAATACAATTGTCCTTTTTGGGGTAGTCGTTCTTGGTTTTTTCGTAGCATTTGTAAATATGCAAATAAAGGATCCTAAGTTATTGTTACCTATTTTCGAACATGGCATGACACCCATATTAAAATCAATCATATATCCTGCATCAGGATTTGTTGAATTATTATTATTTGTTTTTATCCAACATCATTTTAAGAAAAAATTAAAGTTTTCGCATTTCCTCATTATGCTCTTTTTATTATTTGGATTAACGATAGGTCCACTCGTTGGTGCCATCATGGAGTTCGGTCCAGCTGAAGCAGCTACTCAACGTTACCCCGCCTATGAAGAGTGGCGATTAGCAACGATCGGGCGTTTTATTGAGCATTTAGATTTCCTTTCCATTTACCAATGGTTAACTGGGGCTTTTGTACGGATTGGCTTTCTTATATTCATAGTAATAGAGTTATTAGGAATGGCTCAACAGAAAAAAAGAATTATGGAGACAATCGCACCTGCCTTTATCTTTTGCACTTTACCGCTGTTTTTATTAAATGACAGTATATTTATTGAACTAAAAGGTAAATATTTTTTAATAAGTACAGGTTTGTTCTTTTTCCTTTTGGCATTTATCTTTAACGTCATTTTAAGAAAAAGAACGAATAGTAAGGCGGAGAAAAATGCATAA
- a CDS encoding Ger(x)C family spore germination protein codes for MKKYLFFLPLLLLAGCWDTNQPERMYYLHGIAFDFVDGQYEIYAQIIDFTNIAKSEQPSNSDAIQIEVGIARGRTFNEAFFNLYKTMDERLFFGHLTYVIFSENVAKENKVRNIINTLIKYRELRYNAWVYVTKTPLEELMLTSPILNKAITLSKLSDPLNSYSQSSLIEPMNIREVLLYLDEPSHEAIIPYVEDSKNWVTKKERDTVYSVTGVGIISEKEGLLGFLLEQDVKGMQFMTSDTRRSELTFQMEGFGDPAVTVVIENVDPKIRAVISENPIQFDIDVKLIVQITETIDKAQTKKLIEKIEKTVKEEIKRTYEEGIKIQADVYRLSETVYRNHIREWKNIEQDGKVPLTENSIRNLNVEVVQTIGKRTLEIPR; via the coding sequence ATGAAAAAGTATCTTTTTTTCTTACCTCTTTTACTTTTAGCTGGTTGTTGGGACACAAATCAACCTGAGCGCATGTATTATCTTCATGGGATAGCTTTCGATTTTGTAGATGGACAATATGAAATCTATGCTCAAATTATCGATTTTACAAATATCGCAAAATCCGAGCAGCCCTCAAACTCCGATGCAATTCAGATTGAGGTTGGAATCGCAAGAGGAAGAACGTTTAATGAAGCCTTTTTTAATTTATATAAAACAATGGACGAGCGCTTATTTTTTGGTCATTTAACGTATGTCATTTTCTCGGAAAACGTCGCGAAAGAAAACAAAGTAAGAAATATCATTAACACTTTAATTAAATACCGAGAATTACGTTATAACGCCTGGGTATATGTAACAAAAACCCCGTTGGAAGAACTTATGTTGACGTCACCAATTCTTAATAAAGCCATTACCTTATCGAAGTTATCTGACCCTTTAAATTCATATAGTCAATCCTCACTAATCGAGCCGATGAACATTCGAGAAGTATTACTTTATTTAGATGAACCGAGTCACGAAGCAATAATACCTTATGTAGAAGATTCGAAAAATTGGGTAACAAAAAAAGAAAGGGATACTGTTTATTCCGTTACAGGCGTTGGCATTATTTCGGAGAAGGAGGGCTTATTGGGCTTTCTTCTCGAGCAGGATGTCAAAGGGATGCAATTTATGACAAGCGATACTAGACGCAGTGAATTGACATTTCAAATGGAGGGATTCGGCGACCCTGCTGTAACAGTCGTTATTGAAAATGTAGATCCTAAAATTCGTGCCGTTATTTCAGAAAACCCGATTCAATTTGATATTGATGTCAAATTAATTGTACAAATAACTGAAACGATCGACAAAGCGCAAACTAAAAAACTCATTGAAAAAATTGAAAAAACGGTAAAAGAAGAAATTAAAAGAACATATGAAGAGGGTATCAAAATTCAAGCCGATGTTTATCGACTATCCGAAACCGTCTACCGAAATCATATACGTGAGTGGAAAAATATTGAGCAAGATGGAAAAGTCCCCTTAACGGAAAATTCCATACGAAACCTCAATGTGGAAGTTGTCCAAACAATTGGGAAAAGAACGCTTGAAATACCACGATAA
- a CDS encoding 3-hydroxyacyl-CoA dehydrogenase/enoyl-CoA hydratase family protein, whose product MSYKIQKAAVLGSGVMGSGIAAHLANIGIPTLLLDIAPKALTNEEVAKGLTFDSKAVKNRFANGAMQKLLKQKPAPLSVKSNLALITPGNFDDDLDKLKDVDWIIEVIVENLEIKKGLFEKIDAVRKPGTIISSNTSGVSINAMAEGRSEDFQAHFLGTHFFNPPRYLKLLEVIPSNMTKPEVLSFMQEFGEDVLGKGVVIAKDTPNFIANRIGTYGLLVTMQEMIARNYTVGEVDSVTGPIIGRPKSATFRTLDVVGLDTFVHVAKNVYDQTTGEEQVVFEESPILKRMLENGWLGAKTGQGFFKKEGKEILQLNLSTMQYEPSKKLATPSLEMAKQAKGPGGKLKTLIYANDRVGELLWNSFAPMLIYSAKLTGEIADDILAIDNAMKWGFGWAQGPFEMWDAIGVEKSVAKMTEEGRGIPSFVTNLLNKGFSTFYSEIDGDVAYFNGTEYVKVPVNEKAIDLKRYKKKHGVIKSNSGASLIDLGDGIALLEFHSQSNAIGLDIIQMINFAIDEVEKNYKGLVIGNHGKNFCVGANLGMILMEAQDDNIFELDFVIRSFQQAMRRIKYSVKPIVAAPFQMTLGGGAEVCLPAAHIQASAETYIGLVEVGVGLIPGGGGNIGLYEKFIKGLPNGVDIDYQAIANKVFETVALAKVSTSGEEARENNFLNFADGISINPDHLIYDAKQAALSLANAGYTPPMKKAVKVVGAPGYATLLLGAQGMYNSGFISEHDLKIAKKLAYVIAGGLVPYGTEVSEDYLLNLEKEAFLSLVADQKSQMRMQHMLVKGKPLRN is encoded by the coding sequence GTGTCTTATAAAATTCAAAAAGCAGCGGTATTAGGTTCAGGGGTAATGGGTTCAGGTATTGCAGCGCATTTAGCAAATATCGGGATTCCTACATTATTATTAGACATTGCACCAAAGGCGTTAACGAACGAGGAAGTAGCAAAGGGGTTAACATTCGATTCCAAAGCGGTGAAAAACCGATTCGCTAACGGCGCCATGCAAAAATTATTAAAACAAAAGCCAGCGCCACTTTCAGTGAAGAGTAATTTAGCGCTTATTACACCGGGGAATTTCGATGACGATTTAGACAAATTAAAAGATGTTGATTGGATCATCGAAGTTATTGTAGAAAATTTAGAAATTAAAAAGGGATTATTCGAAAAAATTGATGCTGTACGTAAACCAGGAACAATTATTTCATCCAATACATCAGGGGTAAGCATTAATGCGATGGCGGAAGGACGTTCAGAAGATTTCCAAGCACATTTCCTTGGAACGCATTTCTTCAATCCACCACGTTATTTAAAATTATTGGAAGTAATTCCGTCAAATATGACGAAGCCAGAAGTTCTAAGCTTTATGCAAGAATTTGGTGAAGATGTTCTTGGTAAAGGGGTTGTTATCGCAAAAGATACACCGAACTTTATTGCCAACCGTATCGGTACATATGGCCTTCTTGTAACGATGCAGGAAATGATTGCACGTAATTATACAGTAGGCGAGGTTGATTCGGTAACGGGTCCAATTATTGGTCGTCCAAAATCAGCTACATTCCGTACGCTTGATGTTGTCGGTTTAGACACATTTGTCCATGTAGCAAAAAATGTTTACGACCAAACAACAGGTGAGGAACAGGTAGTTTTTGAGGAATCACCAATTTTAAAAAGAATGCTTGAAAATGGCTGGTTAGGCGCAAAGACAGGTCAAGGATTCTTCAAAAAAGAAGGGAAAGAAATTTTACAATTAAATTTATCAACAATGCAATATGAGCCATCGAAAAAGCTAGCTACGCCTTCATTAGAAATGGCAAAGCAAGCAAAAGGACCGGGTGGCAAATTAAAAACATTAATTTATGCCAATGACCGTGTGGGAGAACTTCTATGGAATTCATTTGCCCCGATGTTAATTTACTCGGCAAAACTTACAGGTGAAATTGCGGATGACATTTTAGCGATTGATAACGCGATGAAATGGGGCTTTGGTTGGGCACAAGGACCATTTGAAATGTGGGATGCCATTGGTGTTGAAAAATCCGTTGCAAAAATGACCGAAGAAGGTCGCGGAATTCCTTCCTTTGTTACAAATCTATTAAATAAAGGATTCTCAACATTCTATTCAGAAATTGATGGTGACGTAGCTTACTTCAATGGAACAGAATATGTGAAAGTTCCGGTAAATGAAAAAGCAATCGATTTAAAACGTTACAAGAAAAAACATGGTGTCATTAAATCAAATTCAGGTGCAAGTTTAATTGATTTAGGAGATGGTATTGCTTTATTAGAATTCCATTCACAATCCAATGCTATTGGCTTAGATATTATCCAGATGATCAATTTCGCGATAGACGAAGTGGAAAAAAACTATAAAGGTCTCGTAATCGGAAACCATGGCAAAAACTTTTGTGTCGGTGCGAACCTTGGCATGATTTTAATGGAAGCACAGGATGATAATATTTTTGAACTTGATTTTGTAATCCGGTCGTTCCAGCAAGCGATGCGTCGTATTAAATACAGCGTAAAACCAATCGTAGCAGCACCATTCCAAATGACACTAGGTGGAGGTGCAGAAGTATGTTTACCTGCTGCACATATTCAAGCCTCGGCAGAAACATATATCGGATTGGTGGAAGTTGGGGTTGGCTTAATTCCAGGCGGAGGAGGAAATATCGGGCTATATGAGAAGTTTATAAAGGGCTTACCAAACGGTGTTGATATTGACTACCAAGCCATTGCGAATAAAGTATTTGAAACGGTTGCACTTGCGAAAGTTTCTACTTCAGGTGAAGAAGCGCGTGAAAATAACTTCTTAAATTTCGCAGACGGGATTTCTATTAATCCAGACCACTTAATTTATGATGCAAAACAAGCGGCACTTTCACTTGCAAATGCAGGCTACACACCACCAATGAAAAAGGCTGTAAAAGTAGTTGGGGCACCAGGTTATGCAACATTATTGCTAGGTGCACAAGGTATGTATAATTCTGGATTTATTAGTGAGCATGATTTAAAAATCGCTAAAAAACTTGCGTATGTCATTGCAGGCGGCTTAGTACCATATGGAACAGAAGTTTCGGAAGACTATTTATTAAATCTGGAAAAAGAAGCATTTTTAAGTTTAGTAGCTGATCAAAAATCACAAATGCGTATGCAGCACATGCTTGTAAAAGGTAAACCATTACGTAACTAA